The DNA window ATAAaagccttattttaaaaatatttttccttagaGACACAGTAAATTGAAattattggatttttttgtgtGGCAAtcagccccaattcagcaaagcacactCATGACCTATGGGACATAACTGCTTTACTGGATTGGGGGCTTAATGTAgtgtttttacttttaatttacatattggggctccagtcctgcaatgtGATGCACATGGGAAAACCCCTGCACCCAAGAGGAAATCTCAAGGTCTCCCACATGTTTTATTGTAGGATTGGTGCTCAAGTATTCTTCAGTAGCTTCCCCTTTCTCAAACTGTACACTCACTAACATACCCTATTGTTTCCTAGGAGGAAAAAATGTCTGCTAGCAGAACAGCTTCCTCTCACGCTAGAGAGATAGCACGGAGTAGATCCGAAGAAACTGTGATTGACTTGGATGAGAGAAAACCTTCAACAAGCTGCGAGTTGTCAGGTCTGTTAATATTTATTACAATGGGCCAACACACTTGTttctactcaggcaaaactcccattggtgtcAATATCCAAGCAAGAACTATTCTGCTCATAAGTATGTTGCCTTAAATACAATGGGACAGCTTCTCTTTTGTATTACGTTTCCTCTGCAGTACTCAGACAGCGTGTAATGGGCCATATTCCAATTCCAATGCCTAGCAGAATGCTCCCTTGGTATAGGGGAACTCTGTGGTGTATTATTGTACCAGATCCAGGTCTGCGTTACTGCCATCAGTATAGGGGGCATgtcaggggagagagaaagggagtaTAGGATCTATTAAGGATCTTACATCAGTGGTGCTACTTTGATATTTGTCTAGCAGCAGCTGTAAGTACCACTGGGGCCAGACCTCATCCTGAGAATCAGGAAGCTGTAATCAGCTCCATCGCACCCTATGCCACTCCTCTCCTATGCTGAATGAAGCTGGCATGATGACTGCTCAACTTGCAAGAATTAAAATAACCTTAGGGATGGAACAGTAACCTGTAGGGAGGGACAACATTAAGGGAGGGGCATGGGTGTGctgaaagagagaaataaaaccaggctgagctgctgctttcattggtttttaaataaagataaaggagctgcacTGGCAGGCTGTgtatggggaaggaggaagaatcCCTTCGCCTGCTGTTTATATTATTTTCTGCATGCAGAAAACTTGTATAAGGCAATGGGAGTTGAAATCACTCCGTCAGTTCCTTGCAAGGGGTGATGAGCATCTCATGCAATAGAGTCTTTAATCAGCATATGCTGTCATCATGCAAATTTATTCATTTGGATTTTGGTTTTATATGAGCTCTAAACAAAAGGTAATTAACTCATAGATCCATCCTTAACAAATAGATATaagtaaaatagattttattGCTAGCAATACATATTTCAATCTGAAAGGTTATTTAAATTATTGTCAATATAGGAAACAAAGTTTTTCTACTTTTGACTCCTTTTCACTATACAAATAATCAAATGAAAAATTCACTCTTTAGTTGATTCCAAATTTAAAATGAGTAGTTGAATCTATAGTGGTGAGAGTTATAAATTGTTACAGTGAAAACATCAACACATTCTTCTGAGACtgaaaccaaatgaaattaacaataAGATGTAGGAAGATCTTTTTAAGATGTAGGAAGAAAGGGAATCCTGAATGTTGTATGATCTTTTCTACAATGTGTACATGGTAGTTTCCAAAATGTAAGCATCAGCCACTGTATTTCTGCTCACAGAAGCCACTAGGCCAAAAATGCCAATGATCTTTCCTAGTGGACGACTTTCATTAGAATACACAGTCTAAGGATCTGCTCCTGATGGAGCTcagcatcctcaactcccattaatATTACTGGGAATTGTAGGTGCTGCAGATATTCCACACTTTGCTAAATCAGGCCTTATTAAAAGAACTAatttattggggttttttttgttaattttgctTCTTTAATCCTAATTTTAATCCTAACTCATGATTGACACTCTGTTGGTTAAGTTTAAAACCTTAAAAGCAATATAAAGGCATAAACTGACCCTGCATGTCTTACAAGCTATACAAATTTTAACTTGGGATAAATTTAGCCCTAGTGTACTGTAACTACATCAATAGGTTTActgcagagatgaatttggcccattttgtcCAATACATAGGGTTTGGGTATGGATAGGAATAAttacctcaattttttttttaaacagatgacaAAGCGAATAAATTGCATTCAGTCATTGACTGGCCTGAGGTGTTCAAACAACATGCTCATACTGTTTCCAAGACTAATCCTTTCCGGAATGATCTGTCAGCATCCAACCCATTTGTATATGATGTAGCTCAGTTAAGTAACAGTGACAAGAACAGTAAACACATTTCTATCTTAAAAGAAGACCCCTATCTGTTCTCCAGAGATTCAAGCAACAGGGATTCTTTTGATTCATCAGGTGATGAGCTAGATATTGATCATCTTCTAAGAAAGGCTTCAGCAGGGAAATCTGGAAGATCGAAGAGTGTCTCTGAGCTTTTGGACATTGTAGATGCCAAAAGATTTGATCCTGACAACACATCCTCTGGCCAGATTTTAGCTGCAGACATGGAATGGCTTCAAAATGACCGTGAAGCCTACAAGATGGCTTGGTTGAGTCATCGACAGCTGGCCCGATCTTGTCTAGATTTGGATGTGATGAGTCATAGTCCGGGATGGGCACAAACACAACCTACAGAAACTCATGTAGTTTGTAAACTGAATCATGAAGGGGGTTCAGTGCAGCTACCTGACTCGGATATTGCTGTTCACATCCCTGAGGGTCATGTATCACCTGGGGAATTCCAAGAGGTTGGTTTAAGGGCTATTCTGAACCCTCCCCCATCACTTAATCATGATCTTTCAAGCACTGTGAGCCCATTGATAGAACTTACTTTAAGTAACCTCAACACAATGGAAGCCATTTTACTAGAAATGAAAATtgcagctgaagtgaagaaggaTCCTTTCAGTCAAGTTATGACTGAAATTATGGGTTTTTATAGTCTCAACAAAGACGGTCCTTTTGAAAAGCTACACAACTGCTACATTTACAAAGATACCATACAAGTGAAGTTGACAGACCTAAGTCATGTGATGTACACAGTGGTTGCAGTACAAGCAAACCCAATTCAGTCTCTGGCTACATCTGTTTGGGAATACATCTACAGAAACCTCTGCATTGGAATTTATGGGCCCAAACATATTCATCCTTCTTTCACTGCTGTTTTTACTGTTTTTGGTCATAACTACATTCCAGAAAAACTCACAGTTTGTGACATTAAAAAGGGAGGAAAGAGCATGCCACCAGTGGTGTTTAATCTGTGGGGAAAGCATATGTTTTTACTTGACAAGCCACAAGATATAAGTGTTTCTTTGATATCCCGTGATCCTGATTTTGAAGTGAAGATGGAAGATCAAAGCAAAGAAATTAAAGAAGGGCAGTTGAAAGCAGGTGAAGTTGTGCACCAGCAGTTTCCATTTTCTGTACTGGGAACTGGGGAAATGCATTTGTTCACTTTCCTAGTTCAGATTAAGGGCCCAAACAACAATCTAATGACCCAGTTCCCTATTACAACTCCCGATCCAGCTCCAAAATTAACTGGGATGACTAGTAAGCCAAACCGCTTACAGAAACGCAAAGAAATCAAATCTGCTCCTTTTTTATTGACACCGACAGTTAAATACCCCAAGTTTCAAGATAAGACTTTAAATATTACCAGTTATGGAGTGGCCTTTAAAACTGTGCTTCGTCAAAGTAAGATTGACTATTTACTAGAGTATTTTAAAGGGGACACAATAGCATTTCTCGGTGAAGATAAAGTGAAAGCCATTGGACAAACTAAAGTTAAAGAATGGTATGTGGGAGTTCTTCGCAGAAAGATTGGTCTAgtgcactgtaaaaatgtaaaagtgattttaaaagaaCAAGCTATAGACATCACTGATAACGTGCTGCCAACCAGGAATCTTCTGGAACAAATTGCACTGCCTTTTAAGAAATTGACATATATCTATTCCTTAGTCTTATCCACGGTATCGGAGAGAGTTTACAACTGGAAAGCTTTGGCTGATGTGCTAGGATATTCACATATGTCACTGGATGATTTCAGTGAGGTACCAACAGATAAAGAATCAGAAAGAGTCGCGTATGTGGTAAAGAAATTGAAGGAAGATTGCCATGCTAACAGACCCAGAAGGCAGTTTCTTTATGAGCTTATTGTTGTAAGTACTGCTCAAGTGGACTCATCTGTTTTGTATGGGTAGTAAATGAGTACTGTTTACCAGTAATGATTTTAAGTAAGGATACTACATTAGTACAGTATTGTGAATCTTTGCAAGTATGAATACAGTAACTGAAAACTGTAAGCACCCAAGTTAAAAAATTTAAGCAGATACTCGACATAAATTAATACATTATTCAATACAAGCCACATAAATTTATGTTAATTGATCCAGCCCATATATGGTCAAAATTAGAAGAGTACTGCTCAGTAGAGAACTGGCTGGGATGACAAAAACCATGACTATGTATGAAAAAATCCCATTAAAACCCACACTTTCTATCACAAAAGTAGTGTTTTATAAACACTGCTTTATTAGGaacttttttaaaactatcagtccagtctggatttgaaccagtgacctacaAGGGAAAGCTCCATATCTCTTTACAAACCTAAACCTCTCATAAACTAGCTGCTtagaatttttttatatttttaaggcAAGGAAAGCATGGTATATTTACTGAAGACTTGATTTTCTGTATAAAGCTACCATGTCTCACACCTTGATAATCCATGTAGTTGCTGCTTAAAGAAAGGCAATTAAGTCATTACAGTTATTTTTAGATGTTCAGATTTTCATGAGGAAGACTTGCAATTTGCTGAACAAGTCTTGGATTCAGTGATGTTTTTCTTCAAGAACTGCTGTACTTCAACCTTTCACGTGAATGGTTgaattacaaatcttataatcctCATGTAATCTACATCTGAAAATGTGCACATATACAACAATGTTTCTGTTACGTCAAGAAAAAGTGGAGTTGAGGTTACTGCCTGGGGCCCTTTGACTGATAAGCAGACAAGGCTTATTAAGGACCACGTTTTATATTTGTTATAATAATGGCTTTCTGATGAAGTCACAGCTGTGGCTTTTCTACTAAGCCTTCCCCCTTCACAGAGTCCCAGCTTCAGCCTGAGCATGAatatctaccctgcaattaaacagctccataGCCTGAACAGCTAACTTGAGCCAGCAgggggtgtttaattgcaatgtagacatacccttagccacTCCAGTACTGCAGACACACTTATAGTGCTACCTGACATAACTAATCCATTCCCTTTGAAAAGTCAGCATTCCAAAGGACCTCCTATAAATACACCACCCAGaggcaatggcagcagctgccacTTGCAAACTGAGTAAAGTTCTTTTGTCCCAGGACAGCCAACCTAGCAAATGGAGACAGAGCTGTGTGAAGATCTCATTATAAGACAGAGAATGTAGTAtccgtagtatctggctggtgaatcttgcccatatgctcagggtttagctgattgccatatttggggtcgggaaggaattttccttcagggcagattggagaggccctggaggtttttcgccttcctctgtagcaaggggcatgggtgacttgagggaggcttctctgctccttgaagtctttaaaccatgatttaaggacttcaatagctcagacatgggtgaagtttttcgtaggagtgggtgggtgagattctgtggcctgcgctgtgcaggagattggactagatgatcagaatggtcccttctgaccttagtatccatGAATCTATGAGAATGTATACAGGTGCCAGGATAAAACATCAGAGGACTAAGGAGATATCCTATCTGTGAATGGTGTACGATTTCCAACTCTGAAATGCCAATTTGGCTTTTTGGCTTTATaaaaactacaggtttcagagtagcagctgtgttagtctgtattcgcaaaaagaaaaggagtatttgtggcatcttagagactaacaaatttatttgagcataaactttcgtgagctacagctcacttcatcggatgcattcagtggaaaatacagtggggagatttatatacacacacagagaacatgaaacatgggttttatcacacattgtaaggagagtgatcacttaagatgagctattaccagcaggaagaaatagattgacagagccagaagagtacccagaagtcacctactacaggcaggccccacaaagaaaagaacagaacaccactagccataaccttcagcccccaactaaaacctctccaacgcatcatcaaggatctacaacctatcctgaaagacgacccatcactctcacagatcttgggagacaggccagtccttgcttacagacagccccccaacttgaagcaaatactcaccagcaaccacacaccacacaacagaaccactaacccaggaatctatccttgcaacaaagcccattgccaactctgtccacatatttgttcaggggacaccatcataaggcctaatcacatcagccacactatcagaggcttgttcacctgcgcatctaccattgtgatatgtgccagcaatgcccctctgccatgtacattggtcaaactggacagtctctacgtaaaagaataaatggatacaaatcagacatcaagaattataacattcaaaaaccagtcggagaacacttcagtctctccggtcactcgattacagacctgagagtggctatccttcaacaaaaaagcttcaaaaacagactccaacgagagactgctgaattggaattaatttgcaaactggatacaattaacttaggcttgaatagagactgggagtagatgggtcattacacaaagtaaaactatttccccatgttatttctcccccccccaccccaccccccactgttcctcagacgttcttgttaactgctggaaatggcccaccttgattatcaccataaaagggtttcctcctccccccccttcctgctgggtgatggctcatcttaagtgctcactctccttacagtgtgtatgataaaacccattgtttcatgttctctgtgtgtgtaatataaatctccccactgtattttccaccaaatgcatccgatgaagtgagctgtagctcacgaaagcttatgctcaaataaatttgttagtctctaaggtgccataagtattccttttctttttataaacgcTACAGTTACAGATACAATATCACCTATGCTACTTACGGGAAGgtctttttaacatttaaaatgagatGAATCCCAGTTCTTCAACAGACAGAGTCCAGTGCTGCTCATCAGAGCATATGTAAAAATTGCATTTGTATTTTGGCAATATGTTAGACCTATCCAGCTAGCCAAAAAGTATGCAGATTAGACATCCTGGGCCAGACCCTCTGCTTTCCATTGTACTCACTTGAGGGGAGTTTACTCTGGATATGCACCAGCGCAGCACAACTTAGAGTCTACTAAATCTAATGTGATGGACAAAACCTATGACTCCCGTCCGGCAAAGAGGGCACAAAACTGTGGTAATACTGTCAGTTCTGCTATGTGGGAAGACAGAAGTCTGAGTAGAGGTCGGGGAAAGGGGGACGGACCAACCACTAGCTCCCTGTGGAACAATGTTCTGCTGTAGCTGTCTCCACAGCAATGCATCAGAGCATTTAATAGGCGAGGTGAGCTGGAGGAGCAGCAATATGGCAAGTTATTTTGTTAATATACTGATGAGCTGTCCAGAAAACCCTGAGAGAAGAAGGGCTGGATGCTACTTGGAGCCTGAGAGTGAGGTGGCAGTTTTGGGTCAGCTATGTCAATGCTCTTTGAGGTGCGAAGGAAAAGGAGGTTTccatgcccccagcccctcacagAAAGCCTGTGTGTTTGTACGTTGGTCTGGGGATTCAGGATTTGGACCTTTATTTGTAACTTGCGAGGTTCCCCTTCCCTACACCATTCAATGCAACAAGCAACATACAAAGTTATTTATAGAGGCAGGAACATTAAAGCAGTAAAGTGAAAAATTCATAATGGTGCTTTATTTAGTAATCTGAGTGTTAGTCCTGAAatccttacacaggcaaaattCAGAGTGCTTTTagttggagttttgcctgagtaaggacttcagaacCAGAGCTATAATCATTCTGTATGAAATTTGCAACTAGCAATGAACACTATTACTATTTGTGTCAAATTACTCCTGTTCATAAAAGGTCTGGCAGCACAGATCAGGGGTTTCATTCAGTCCCACAAAATGCACCCCATTGAAAATTTTCcctcaaaactgtttttaatagaaaattgggtttttagcaaaacaaaattttccaaaaagtaTCAGCTTTCTGCAGAACATGTtgatactttttcaaaaaaactgaacatctgaaaaccaaaaactTAAATTTTTGGtgcaatattttggtttttggtaTTTCACTGAACAGTTGATATTTTCCATAGataattttctgcagaaaaaatgttatttttcaccCTGCTCTAATCTAAGCCAATAAAAAAGCAGAAATATAATAAGTATTCATTTCAGGACTTTTCTACTGGAAccattttaatttgctttgttctAAATAACacgttttgttttccctttttgtgTCCTTGTACATTTGAATCATAGTCAGCAAATTATCAGGTATTCAGAGGGATGAAATTAAAATGCTCTGGCCAATGTAATCAGTGATTTTTCTGGAAAAGAAGTGGAACAAGGACTGCACCTTATTATAACCATGctctgatttcatttttaaagttcatGAAGCTAAATTTTTGGTCCCAAATATTTATGTTGGAGAAAGCTATTTTCCCTTCAGGATCCTCAAACTTGGCAGAATTCAACTGACACTGGAATGCTGAATCAATGGGGTgccaatttaattttttctttagcTTATGGGCAACTTTCCCATAAAAAATATTGGCAATCCCTTTTTGTACCAAAAGTGTAAACACGGTTACTTTTTTATAGAGAACCTAAAAAGGTTTAGCCTTACTTTAACGTTTGAAAAGATCTACTGGATAGTTACAGGAACAAACAATAATTATTTGCTCTCAAATATTGACCAAGCTGCTTGATTCTAAAAATTGTTACTGCAGGCACTTCTGAAGTTAGATTGCCAAGGATTAGTAGCACGTCTTATCCAGGACACTGTCCTTTTGACTTCGGCTGTCAAGCTTGGCAAATGCTGGAGAGAGCTGGCAGAAAGATTAGCGCGACTCACAAAACAACAAATTGAGGCTTATGAAGTACCTCATCGAGGCAGAAGTGGAGAAGTTGCCCCGGAGGTAAGACTTCCTGCTCTGTACTTGCACAGCCTTGCTAAAATATTTACAGCACATTTTTCTATGTGCAAATACTGTGTGAGCCTTTCTTCCCCATCCTTGTGCagtccactcctccctcctctgaTTGTCTCCCTATTTAAATTAtgaactcctcagggcagggactctctctcactATTTGTTTATAGAGTGCCTAGAAATCTCAATAGAGGCCCTTGGAACTTTCCACTGAACAGCCCCAGCACTGTTTGTTCCACTTTTGCCTTACCTCAGTCTAAAATTccaaaaccaaacagaaaataATCACTAACAACTACACAGGCAACTTAAATGTCCATCATATTTCAGTATCTGACTTGCTATAGTGCTTATTCTTctctttcctgcccctcccctcatctGTTGACAACAACCCCCAACAACATCTGTTGACAACTTTATCTGTCAGCTCTCTGAGGTAGGGACAATAGGTCGGATTCTACTTTTTGCCTCCATGGatgtaaatccattgatttccatggcgTTTCTTCAGATTTTCTTCTGTGTAACTCGGAGCAGAAAAAGAACTTTTTAATTTCTCTCCAGCGCCATGCAGActtatggtgctatataaatactaaataaaatgATAGAGAATAAACCATTTAAAGAGAAGTAGGGTGCCCATTTTCATAAAGCCCATATGGCCGTGCATGGTACTAAAATGAAAGATTAACTAGGTGACAAAAACACCTTTCCTTTGgtctaaattttaaaaacagcacatGCATTGTTTGTGGCAGTTGCCACACTGGCAGCCATGGAAAATGAAATCCTTAGGTGTCCTATGTGTAGAAGCACTGTCAGATATTGCCTTCTGGTCATCAGTGTATCTCAATCCTTTTTCTAGAGCAGCTGTTCTCAAAGTGTGGTCCACGGACCATTGATGGTCTATAGAGCACATGCTGGTTGTCCTCAGAGAGATTTGGCTCGGCACAAGCTGCTACCTCCCTTCCTTGTATCCAGATGCTCAGCAGCTAGTAATATACCAAaactgtattttgtgtgtgtgtacttgcTACTGGGATGTTCTACAATTTCAATTATGTGGGGCAATGACCTTCATGATTGCAAATGAGATGGTCCACGTTGCAGTCTCTAGGAAGTGAGCTCTACACTGTGAGTAAGATCGAAAGTCCCTTTTCCAGAGGGACTAATTCTTGCATTGAGAAAGtagaaattaggtcgattttatagaagttgattcttagaaattgattttatacagtcgtttgcgtatgtccacactaagcacattaagtcggcggagtgcgtcctcactaccatggctagcattgacttacggagcggtgcactgtgggtcactatcccacagttcctgcagtctctgctgtccattggaattctgggttaagctcccaatgcctgatggggcaaaaacatcaTCGCGGGTGGTTTTAGGTACATGTCggcagtcgcccctccctccaggaaagcaacggcagacaatcgttttgcgccttttttccgtgtAGATGCCATATCAccgcaagcatggagcccgctcagctcagctcaccgtcaccgctgctgttgtgtcctgggtgctgctctcagcagacggtgcagtatgactgctaacCATTAtcctccaccgcttctgctgcagctctgctctcctgctcttgtaaatCAGCTCAGTCTCAacagcaaatttctccatgttgtcgtcatccaccacttccactgcatctctgctctcctggtgccatgaatccacctcgcaggtcctctcgtcattctgtataaatatctattctcatggcatccttagtcatccaccgcttccactgcaactctgctctcctgcagatgccataccacagcaaaaatggagcctgctcagcttaccgctgctgttgtgagcattgtaaacacctcacacattatcctggagtatatgcggaaccgggctaagagatgccagcatgaggatgattttgatgaggacatggacacagatgttcctgaaagcacaagCTATGGCTATTGGGACATCACgatggcagtggggctggttgatacagtggaacctGTATTGTGAGCCCGGCAAACAAGCaaagactggtgggaccgcatagtgttgcaggtatggaaTGATTCACAGtgactgcaaaacttttgcatgcataaggccactttcctggaactctgtgagttgatttcccccaccctgaagtgcaggaataccaagatgagagtttCCCTGACGGTTGAGAAGCAAGTgacgatagccctgtggaagcttgctacgTCTGACttctaccagtcagtcgggaatcaatttggagtgggcaaatctactgtgggggctgctgtgatccaagtagccaatgcaatcattgacattctgttatcaagggtagtgactctgggaaatgtgcaggtcatagtggatggctttgctgcaatgggtttccctaactgtggtgggtgatagatggaatgcatatccctatcttggcaccagaccaccttgccaaccagtaagtaaactgcaaggggtacttctcaatggtgctgcaagcactggtggatcacaagggatgtttcaccaacatcaacgtgggatggctgggaaaggtttaTGACGTTCAtgtcttcaggaattctggtctatttaaatggctgcaggaagggatttacttcccagaccagaaaataactgttggggatgttgaaatgcctatagttatccttggggactcagttCCCAATAGTTACCcattgctcccctggctcatgaagctgtacacaggcagcctggacagtactaaggagcagttcagctataggctgagcaagtgcagaatgatggtagaatgtgcctttggacatttaaaagctcgctggcgctgtttgctaactagtcagacctcagtgcaaccaacattcccattgttattgctgcttgctatgtgctccat is part of the Dermochelys coriacea isolate rDerCor1 chromosome 2, rDerCor1.pri.v4, whole genome shotgun sequence genome and encodes:
- the MACC1 gene encoding metastasis-associated in colon cancer protein 1, which translates into the protein MSASRTASSHAREIARSRSEETVIDLDERKPSTSCELSDDKANKLHSVIDWPEVFKQHAHTVSKTNPFRNDLSASNPFVYDVAQLSNSDKNSKHISILKEDPYLFSRDSSNRDSFDSSGDELDIDHLLRKASAGKSGRSKSVSELLDIVDAKRFDPDNTSSGQILAADMEWLQNDREAYKMAWLSHRQLARSCLDLDVMSHSPGWAQTQPTETHVVCKLNHEGGSVQLPDSDIAVHIPEGHVSPGEFQEVGLRAILNPPPSLNHDLSSTVSPLIELTLSNLNTMEAILLEMKIAAEVKKDPFSQVMTEIMGFYSLNKDGPFEKLHNCYIYKDTIQVKLTDLSHVMYTVVAVQANPIQSLATSVWEYIYRNLCIGIYGPKHIHPSFTAVFTVFGHNYIPEKLTVCDIKKGGKSMPPVVFNLWGKHMFLLDKPQDISVSLISRDPDFEVKMEDQSKEIKEGQLKAGEVVHQQFPFSVLGTGEMHLFTFLVQIKGPNNNLMTQFPITTPDPAPKLTGMTSKPNRLQKRKEIKSAPFLLTPTVKYPKFQDKTLNITSYGVAFKTVLRQSKIDYLLEYFKGDTIAFLGEDKVKAIGQTKVKEWYVGVLRRKIGLVHCKNVKVILKEQAIDITDNVLPTRNLLEQIALPFKKLTYIYSLVLSTVSERVYNWKALADVLGYSHMSLDDFSEVPTDKESERVAYVVKKLKEDCHANRPRRQFLYELIVALLKLDCQGLVARLIQDTVLLTSAVKLGKCWRELAERLARLTKQQIEAYEVPHRGRSGEVAPEMMWKPAYDFLYTWGAHYGDSYRDVLQDLQSALDKMKNPLTKQWRELTGTLILVNCMEILRANAFPKKEED